The segment AGAGAGGACCAGGTAAATATCGTGAAAGGTGAGGCTGTAAGCTTGGAGAAGGTACTGGAATTCTTTGATATATGAAGCGGGGTTGGAGGTATAGGAGCCTAAGCATTTTTCGATTTGTGAAAgatcagccatagaaaaggggaCATGGATGCGAACGATGCCTTCTGCCCCTGCTACTTCTCGCAGAGGAGTGAGGACAGGGAGGTGAGATCTGGAGGGAGTAGTAGGAGGGCTGAAAGGTGGAGGAAAGGAAGTAGGAGAGGTTGGAGAGGACGGGCAAGGAAGGCCGGGGTTGGCGGAAGGAGGTGAGGCTGCCGCCGGGGGTGGGGCCCTTGCGGGCTGGGCGGCAGCCAGGGGGAAGGGCTGTGGATGGTGATATGGCGGGGGCTCATCAGCAGGATCAAAGTCAGGAGTGGAAGGAATGAGGGGGTTCGGGGAGGGTGACAGTTTGAGGGCCTTTAGGAGGAAAAACCCGTGGAGGTATgggatctctgcccattttcctgtttGCTCACAATAGTTATAGAGATCCTGGAGGATACTAGGATAGACGGATCCATAAGGGGGCCACTTGTTTTGGTTATCTAAGGGGTAAGTGGGCCAGTCTTGTGTGCAGTATTTAATTAGATGTTTTGGTTTGAGGTCGGCCGCTAAGCCTGGGGCTGACAAATTGTTTAGGAGGCACAGTAGGGgagagtcggccggcagggatgcggAGCCTCCCATTGCGGGGCTACAAGAGGATATGCAGTGAGGGCTAAGTAGGGCGTCTGCTAATAGCGGAACACTGTGATGTGACTCAGAGCTTCCGGTTCAGTCGTCACCAAAGTGGAAGGACTGAGGGGCCGACTGTGGCCGAGGACCgtgggccacctggtaccaggatttttgaGACGAGAAAGGGAAGGGGGGCCCAGGCCGGAGACgcgaggaggggagggagaaaactCCATTCCCTGCAGGCCGAGTCTAGAGTAAGATTTACGGCGGCCGAGAGCGGGCGGCTGAGACGGGAGTTGGTCGGCTGGTGTTGGACACCAGGAGGGGAGACTTACCGAGATGAGGTCGGTGTTGGGTGGAGAGGTCggtgaacaggaaaatgggcaaaGACCGGCCGGGGTCTGGACCGGTCCCACTGAGAGGAAGTGGGGAGTCCCGatccgagtcatggcaccaaTGAAAGAGGCCGGGCAAGGATCAGACTACACCCGtggcggtcaagagatctttattggaggtatcgagcagagaaggaagagaagagagagagagagagagctgctggtgtgctgggttttatatcccttgggcctacgtggggcgggcccaagggaaggcgggagatgcttctttctgattggccctcctttggcgggttcagacagtgcccggtcaaggaggggagaagaacccggcgccattaaggtacccctgttgcctAACATAAACCAGTTATTCTGGCTTGAATTCTGCTGCACTGCACAAGACATTTGCTTTTTTATCATCTTCCTTTCCACTTTCAAGCATTTCTGCGTTCACACCAGTTGACATTCTTTCTAGTCCCTCATAGAGGAAGTGtaactctttttctttcagaCCTGACGCCTCACTTCCCACAAGGCTTTGTTTctcaaatcacacacacacaccacacacacacccacacctgtaattcccacCTCTGTActgcttccatctctcttcttgaATATGCTCTAGtccttccatttttctattgTCTTTACCCCATTCCTTTTGTTCCCTCTGGCTCTCTCAGGCTTCTCTTTTTACTGTGGGACAGGACTAATAGTACTTGgtttatattttctgtctttatttccttACTAAGCTCTCCCTTTTTTATATGTCAGTTTCTGACCACCTCCCaacacctccccacctcccataACCTCCCTTTTAAAAACAATAGAGATTTTCTAAtggacagattttatttttattttgaaaatttaaaaaaaaatactgtgaagtataaggaagaaaataacaagcATCCATGCAACCCATGACAGTTAACATTCTGCCTTCTTTGTTAACTTCTTGATTATTGCattaatctcttttaaaaatatttttcatcactGTGATTATCTCAAACATTCCTATATGTCccattgatttcattttttatcaaTGCTTATTTTATTACCTGCTATTTGtagtttattatttctatatttttattttttgggacctGCTATTCCCTGTTTTAAAATCTCCTTCTATTGTTTTATTGTCTCttctttgagcttctttttatttattggatTTGTATTCCTTCCTATCAACCGGTTATATAACATGAAacattttttcaatgtttattctcattttttatcccctatattttcttctaagtggAGCAGGTGGAATGagcctttcctttctcccttcctctctccctccatttctttcttccctccttccttcttttattccattcttccttgtttcctctcttcctttgtttccttgttttaacCCTGTAGCATATTTACCGAGTTTAATgccatttctttttatgttattcACAATCGACATTCTATTTTACTCTGAGATGGATAGGTGACCATCTTCCAAATTGTGTCtgagttatttgtttctttctttaagcTACAGTGTCAGGGAGGAACATTTTGTAGCTTATCAACTTTTCTGAAGCCAAAAGGAAGGTTGGGGGTAGAAGAAAGGATGGATTGAGGTTGTCCTCAGACTTTCTGTGATATCTGAGCTGTTTTCCTCTTCTGGAATTGTGTCTCATAGGAAGTTCCTCTACATTTGAGGTATAAATAATTCCTGTGTTGAGTGCTCTTATACTTTGGCCCGTTTATTTATCGCCTACCCAGGAGATATCACATCTCTGTGAACTCtgttttctattacttttttcctctgctcaagtaatcctcctccttcagcctcccaagtagctgggactagaggtgcatgccactgtaccTGTCCTTGTTTTCCCTTTCCTTGTTTCACCGGTTTTCCCATCAAGTTACCATTTTCCGTAGCGATTGTTTTATCTTTCCATCCTGCATGCTCCTTTGCAAAGTGACTTTGCTGCTCCCCCTATCAACAAGCAGAGCCTGTTTCCGCATCCTCTGAATGTAGGCTAGCCTtgggacttgctttggccaatagaatgtggcagaagtgacattttgcattttataagGCATCCTTAGGAGGTTTGCAGCTTCTGCTTTAGGTTCCAAAAATGGAGCTCCTACcactatgaaaaaaagctcaggtTGAACTACTTGAATGATGAGAGACTATCCAGTAGAGAGGTCCAGGCTCACAGCCAGCACCAAGGCCCCATATGAGAGAGTAAGGCCATTTTATGCCCTCCAGTCCCAACAGAGCTGCCAGATGACTGCTGCGGCACAAGAAACCCCAGAAAAGCCCGTAAGAAGAACAACCTATATGAGCCCAGACAAGCCACAGAATCATGAAAAATAGGAAATTGTGCAAAGCCAATAAATCAACAtatgatttgttatgcagcattagCTAAATAAGACAACTGATTTCCATCCCAAAGTAGTCAGGAAAAGGAATAGGTAAACCTATATAGTCAATTTGCTTATCTTCATCTTTGAGGGAATTAGTGAGAAAAATCAGGGTTCTGAAAAGCTGGGGGGCAGAGTTCAGAGCCAATTCTGGCTCTGCTTGTCGCATTCAGAATCTCCTGTTTATTTCAGGAGGTTTAGATGTTTCTTCAATTAAGAGGGAGTATAAGCCACTCTTCTGCTATGCTCATTCTTATAATACAATGTGTCATTTTaaacccactttggcctctctcCCTTGGATTGGATGAACCTAATTATGGTTTGCTTGGGGAAACTTGGCTTGAGGCTGTGGTTCTCTAGCCTTACTGTCTATAAAACTCAGTAAACCCTACTGACAGGTAGAATCCTGCCCATCACTCTCACGACAGTCTGTACTCTTCCTTATAAATACACACTAGGTAATTCTGAGGCTAGTGGTCTACACTTTGAGAAATACAATTGACATAAATCTAACATTTCAGAGAATAATAGGTccagttttacttctttccatCAGTTGTTTGTAAAGTTAGTAATTGAGACACAGCCTAAGCCccaaagcaagactccatgtctacaaaagatacaaaaacaaattagccatacatagtggtgtgcacctgtagtcccagttactcaggaggctgaggtgggaggatcccctgagcccaggagtttgaggctgcagtgagccatgatcataccactgcactccagtttgggcaacagagtgagaccctgttttaaaaaaataaaataaagaattggaggtcgggcatggtggctctcgcctgtaatcccagcactttgggaggccgaggtgggtggatcatctgaggttgggagttcgagaccagcctgaccaacatggagaaaccctatctgtactaaaaatacaaaattagccgagtgtggtggcacatgcctgtaatcccaactacttgggaggctgaggcaggagaatcgcttgaactcgggaggaggaagttgcggtgagacaagatcataccactgcactccagcctgggcaaaaagaatgaaactctgtctcaaaaaaaaaaaaaaaaaggaattggggCAAAGGTCATTTGGGTGTGCATATTGATTCCATACTTCAAAGGACGTAGTAgatgcacacccatgttcacagcattgTTCACAGAAACCAGGGAGTGGAGACAACCCCAAGTGGCCATTGacagataaatgaatacataaaatgtgggatatttatggaatattattcagccttaaaaaagaaggaacatctcacacatgctacaacatagataaaccttgaggacattatgctaagtaaaataagccattcacaaaaaagacaatgtatgattccacttacataaggCATCCAAAGAACTCAAATTTCTAGAATGGAAAGTAGAATGGTGCTTAGGAGGAGctgggagaatggggagttgtttaatggctgtagattttcacttttaaaagatgaaacaGTTCTATGGATCTGTTGCACAACAGTGTTAACACCACTAAACCACATAATTACAAGTGTTtaacatggtaaattttatattatgtgggtttttttaaaattgtggttaaccacaattttttttttaatgaggaggaagaagaggatgtGTTGACAGCATAAATGGTACATCCTGATTGTAGATGGAGAATTTACAAGTTTGTTATGACTATGTTTCACAGCAATactaaaaacaacagcaataaataCAATTGTTACTTTAGAAACATTGTTAACTctatatatcagacaaaattgaACATAGCAAACTCCTACAGCTGCAGAGTAGTATACAGTTAGAGGCCATCTCTAAAGAGTTGCTCTCCCCCTGCTGGCAAGTCTTGGAATTGTTCAGTTTGGGGAAGGAACCAGGACAGCTAGAGAGAGAACGTTCTCAGTAAGATGCTCTTGTCATTAAAATGTAGGTGCTTTCATTCATCAAAATATTTCCTAGAAAGACACCAAACTCCCATAGCTATTATCTGAAGTTATTCACTTAtacattcttccatttatttcttttaaatattttaattgacaaatgacagattgtatatatttatggtgtacaatgtAAAGTTTTGATgtgtgtatacattgtggaatgattaaatccaGTTCTTCCACTTCTTAAAATGAATGTACGACTTATTTGACTATAGCTCATTAATTCACCAACCTGTTTTTAACTCTTAATATGCACTGTTGTGCTAAACACTGGGATTTCAAAGATGACATTTGTGCGGACCCAGGTTTAATAACTGACAGAGGGATATAGACATGTAAATCATTAAATCAAATGTAGTAAAGAGTTGTAAGTGTAACAGAAACCATCTATGTACTAGAGTATAAGAATTGGGGCATAAAGGAAGCAGTAAAGGGATTCAGCAGGAGTATAATTAATATGATGATGGATtcctgtcttttttaaaatttaattattttattttttgagactgagtctcgctctgttgcccaggctggagtgcagtggcacgtcgGGTCACTGCAAacttccccctcctgggttcaagcgattctcctgcctcagtctcctgagtagctgggattacaggcacctgccaccacacccggctaatttttgtggttttagtagagatggggtttcactacgttggcaaggctggtctcaatctcctgacctcaggtgatccacccgcctcagctcctcaaagtgctgggattacaggcgtgaaccaccacgcctggccttcttgCCCTTTGAATTTACCAAGAAGAGGTAATTCAATCATGCATAgcacataaatatattaattgtcaAAGCGCATCCTCTCTCTATTTTTGttagttggatttttttaaaaaaagactttcattttgaaataattacaaattcACAGGAAATTGCAGAGATGGATAGTACAGACGTTCTGTATATCCATTACCTGGTTTCCCCAGTGATTACATCATCAAAACCAGGGAGTTGATTGACAATGATAAAAAGTGTATGCATAATTCTATGTCCTTTTACCATATGTTTAGATTTGATAAGCACCACTTCAATCAAGATATATAACTATTTCATTACCACAGGGATCTTCCAAGGCTACCGCTTTACAATACTACTAACCTCCTCCCTCTAGCATCA is part of the Symphalangus syndactylus isolate Jambi chromosome 2, NHGRI_mSymSyn1-v2.1_pri, whole genome shotgun sequence genome and harbors:
- the LOC134733844 gene encoding uncharacterized protein, encoding MGGSASLPADSPLLCLLNNLSAPGLAADLKPKHLIKYCTQDWPTYPLDNQNKWPPYGSVYPSILQDLYNYCEQTGKWAEIPYLHGFFLLKALKLSPSPNPLIPSTPDFDPADEPPPYHHPQPFPLAAAQPARAPPPAAASPPSANPGLPCPSSPTSPTSFPPPFSPPTTPSRSHLPVLTPLREVAGAEGIVRIHVPFSMADLSQIEKCLGSYTSNPASYIKEFQYLLQAYSLTFHDIYLVLSNTLLSEERRRVWEQARTYADQVHQTTPALPIGVQAVPEQEPNWDYNTQIGVAARDHFATCLITGLRKAAQKAVNFEKLHEIVPEKHENPSAFLDRLTQALQQYTNIDPEAPDGRQLLMSHFFTQSFPDIRAKLKKLDRGPFTPQTEILATAFKHYSCG